From the genome of Phyllostomus discolor isolate MPI-MPIP mPhyDis1 chromosome 12, mPhyDis1.pri.v3, whole genome shotgun sequence, one region includes:
- the C12H19orf54 gene encoding UPF0692 protein C19orf54 homolog, protein MISSYSSPLEPPIHPPGNPSGQVPIIPPPLPPHLQGSASLPSSSSLQALIPPPPPLPPPPSAMGAAPPHVFGLEKSQLLKQALEKAGPPAGSREDTKRLLKLHKDRFRSDLRWILFCADLPSLIQEGPQCGLVALWMAGTVLVPPSGIPLERLVQMAMERGYTAQGEMFSVADMGRLAEEALGCEVELLRGGLGGPNRDRVLQHLVAGHPLLVPYDEDFNHEPCQRKGHKAHWAVSIGVLLGVQCVPSSGYAEDAELPGLFHPVPGMPCQPPPLPEEDLQGAVYLLAKQGKSWHYQLWDYNQVRDSNLQLTDFSPSRATGGQTYVVPAGGVRAGLCGQAVLLRP, encoded by the exons ATGATTTCTTCATACTCTTCTCCCTTAGAGCCCCCAATCCATCCTCCAGGAAACccttcaggccaggtccccatcatCCCACCTCCCCTACCCCCACATCTCCAAGGCTCAGCCTCTCTACCCTCTTCCTCAAGTCTCCAGGCCCTtattcccccaccaccaccactgccacctccaCCCTCTGCCATGGGTGCTGCTCCCCCTCATGTTTTCGGCCTAGAGAAGAGCCAGCTTCTGAAACAAGCCTTGGAGAAGGCCGGCCCACCCGCCGGGAGCAGAGAAGACACGAAGAGGCTCCTAAAGCTTCACAAGGACCG TTTCAGAAGTGACTTGCGTTGGATCCTCTTCTGTGCAGACCTGCCCTCCCTCATCCAAGAAGGCCCTCA GTGTGGGCTGGTGGCCCTGTGGATGGCAGGCACTGTCCTGGTGCCCCCCAGTGGCATCCCCCTAGAGAGACTCGTGCAGATGGCCATGGAGAGAGGCTACACGGCCCAGGGAGAAATGTTCTCCG TGGCTGACATGGGCAGGCTGGCTGAGGAGGCACTGGGCTGCGAAGTGGAGCTGCTCCGTGGTGGCCTAGGTGGTCCCAACAGGGACCGTGTCCTACAGCACCTCGTTGCTGGACATCCCTTGCTCGTCCC CTATGATGAAGACTTCAACCACGAGCCATGTCAGAGGAAGGGCCACAAGGCCCACTGGGCAGTGAGCATAG GGGTACTGCTTGGTGTGCAGTGTGTGCCAAGCTCCGGCTATGCTGAGGATGCTGAGCTGCCAGGCCTGTTTCACCCTGTGCCTGGCATGCCCTGTCAGCCACCACCGCTTCCGGAGGAAGACTTACAGGGAGCAGTCTACCTTCTTGCCAAGCAGGGCAAGAGTTGGCATTATCAGCTGTGGGACTACAACCAGGTCCGGGATAGCAACCTGCAGCTGACAGACTTCTCACCCTCTCGAGCCACTGGTGGCCAGACCTATGTGGTGCCTGCTGGTGGAGTACGAGCTGGCCTCTGTGGCCAGGCTGTGCTCCTCAGACCGTAG